The following DNA comes from Leifsonia sp. 1010.
CGCCGACCAGCACGGTGCCCGCCGCCGCACGGACGGTGAGCTCGTTCACTCCCTGCGGGAGGAACAGCCGCGCGGTCGCATCGAAGACACCCGGTCCGGTGGAGGCCGGAAGGGCCACCGTCCGGCCGTTCACGACCAGGGAGGGTGTCGCCCCGCGACCCGTCGACGCGAAGTGCGTCGTCACGTCGTAGTAGCCCGTCTCCGCAGTGGTCGCGTAGAAGGTGGCGGCGCCGTCGCCCGTCACCGAGGCGTAGCCCCGCGCGGCCGGCTGCTTCCAGGAGAGGGTCGCTCCGCCGGAGAGGCGGGCGTCGACGGCCGGATACGTCGCCCGCTCACCCGAGGTGACATCGTGGAGGTCGAACCGGTCGAGCGTGATGTCCGCACCGGGCAGCAGGGTCGTCCCGTCGACGCTCGCCCGCAGCGACAGCGCGTGAGTGCCCGCGGTCAGGTGGATCGTGGCATCCGCCGTCCCGCGGTATCCCCAGCCGAGATCGGCGGAGTACTTCACCAGCCGGCCGAAGGCGCCGTCGACGAACAGCGCGTGCTGCCCGGGCGACGCGTTCGTGCCGCTGAGCACCGACAGCCGGTAGTCGCCGGTCGTCGGCACGGTCACGTTCCAGGTCGCGGAGGAGCCGGCGCGGTTGAACGAGCCGACATCCTTGCCGCCGGACGCCATGAAGGACCACTCGCGCGACGGGTCCTGCGTGTAGACGGTCGCGTTCGCGAGAGTCGCGTTCTCGGCCTCGGTGCTGTTCACCAGGTCGGCCGACACGGGCTGCGGATCGGTGAGCCGCGGGGTGATCTCCAGCTGGTACGCCGAGTAGCGGTCACTGTTCGGGACGGTCACCGAGAGCCGGCCGTCTGTGACCTCCGCGGTCGTCGACAGGATCACCGGAGGCTGGAGCGAGGCGCCCTCCGCCCCGTTGAGGCGGTCGGCGCGGACGCGCACGTCGACGGTCGAGCCGAAGGTGGTTGCGTCGAGTCCCTTCACATCGACCGCCACGTCCGAGAATCCTCCGCCGAACAGCACGGTGGCCGTGCGAGCACCGGTGTCGATGGCGGCGAGGCCCTGGAGGGAGTCCGGCGTGTTCAGCTTCGGCGGGGTGACCTGCGCGGTCGTGGAGCCGGCGAGGTCGCCGTACCAGTTGAACATCCACCATCCGCCGTTCGCCCCGTTGTTGCGCGAGGAGTTGTCGGAGAGGTTGCCCGCGTAGTTCCAGTACGCCGTCTGCGCGTCGACCTTCTCACTCTCGAACATCGAGATCCATTGGATGAGCTGGCCGGGCACGCCCATGTCGCGCAGCATCCCGAACTCGGTGATGTTGACGGGGATGGGCGCGATCCCGAGCCGCTGGAGCAGCGCGGTGTACTCGTCGTGGTGGCCTCGGAACGTGGCCAGGTTGTAGGTGCCGAGCTCGTGCCAGATGAAGATGTCCGGGAGTTCGGAGTGGGCCTTGGCGTAAGCGAGGATGTCGGCGCTCCGGTCCGGGCGCCAGACGGCGTCGCCCGGGCCTCCGACGCGGGCGTGCCCGAGGCCGTGCTCGGCGTAGACGCCCTGGATCACCTGGTAGGCGGCCGACCAGTCGGCGAGGAACTGGTCCTTCTGCGTCGACCAGTTCGGGTACCAGTTGCCGCCGTCGGGTTCGTTGAACGGGATGAAGACGTACTTCTCGGGATGCTTCGACGTCGTCGCGACGTCCTCGACGACCTTCTTGAGGATGGGGAGGTAGTCCCAGACCCCGTCGCCGTTCGCGTCGCCCGGCCGTGTGCCGCCGTTGTAGGGCCAGTCCGGATACATGTCCTGCGCGTAGACGTAGAGGTCCTGGCCTCCGCCGGCGAAGAACGACGACTCGACCTGCAGCGCATCGCCGTTGGGATGCTGAGCACCGAAGGGCGGCTTCTGCGACGTGTTGGTGATGTGGGCGCCGTTCAGGACGGACTGGCTCGGAACCCCGTCGTCGCCGAGTCCGTAGAGCGTGCCGGTGGCGCCACCCCGGAAGGCGCCGGTGGTCTGAGAGAAGTCGACACCGAGGTGGTCGACGCCGGCGGCGCCGGCGGGAAGGGCGGAGAGGCCGCTCACCGCGAGGGCGAGCCCGGCAGTGATGGCGATCGAGGGCGGGAGGATGCTGCGCAGGCGGCGCCTGCGATGTGTTCCGTTCACGCGGTACTCCTTCGTACGGATCGGTTGGACGGTTCCGGGCTCGCGTCGGGTCTCCACCGTGGAGCGCCACTCTGAAACCGCTATCATGATAGCGATATCGCCGCGGCCCGCAAGTATTGGTATCGCCCAGTGACCGTGCCGCTGATAGCGCTATCAGAAAAGACTTGCGCAGTGGTCTGATAGCGCTATCATGAACCGACGCGGCAACCGACCGCCACCATCCACGATGACGAGGAGACCGATGACCGACCGCCTGAGCTGGGGCACCGAGAAGCTGACCGTCGAGATCGAATGGTCGGCCGACTCCGCGCCCCGAATCGCCGCGGTCGAGCACGACGGGCTGCGGCTCGAGATGCCCGCGGGGCTCCCGCTGGTGGACGTGCTCGCGGTCAACCAGGGTCACTCGCTCGCCAGCGACCGGCTGGTCCACACGGCGATCGGGCACGACCTCCGTTACGCCGGCCACGACGAGGCGGCCACCGGCGCCGGATCCGCATTGCGGGTCCGGCTCGACCACGCACAGACCGGCCTCCGCATCGAGTTGCTCCTCGAACTCACCGACGGCCTGTCGGTGCTCCGTTCGTCCGCCACCGTCCTCAATGACGGTCAGGAGCCGGTCGTGCTCCGCTCCATCCCATCGCTCGCGCTCTATCTCGGCGGCAACGGCCGCAGCAGCATCCGCGAGTGGGAGGTCTACCACGCGCTCAGCGACTGGCTGGGCGAGGGGCGGTGGGTGCGCGAGCCGCTCAACGGCGTCCGCTTCCCGCGCCTCGAACAGCAGCTGACCAACCACAACCCGCGCGGAGAGTTCAGCGTGATCTCCTCCGGCACCTGGTCCACCGGCAAGCACCTGCCCGTCGCGGCGGTGCGGTCGACGCGGCTCGGAGCCGCCTGGGCCTGGCAGATCGAGCACAACGGCGCCTGGCGCTGGGAGCTGGGGGAGGACACCGCGAGCGGCTACCTCGCCCTCTCCGGGCCCACCGACACCGACCACCAGTGGAGCGAGGAGCTCCGGCCGGGCGAGTCGTTCACCACGGTCACCGTCGCCCTGGCTCTCGCCCGCGATGTCACCTCGGCGATCGGCCAGCTGACCGCCTACCGGCGCGCACACCGGCGGCCCCATCCCGACAACAGCGCGATGCCCGTCGTCTTCAACGACTACATGAACACGTTGAACGGCGACCCGACGACCCAGAAGCTGCTCCCGCTCATCGACGCGGCCGCCCGCGTCGGCGCCGAGGTGTTCTGCATCGACGCGGGCTGGTACGACGACAGCGGCGAATGGTGGGACACCGTGGGGGAGTGGATGCCGAGCACCACGCGTTTCCCCGGCGGGCTCTCGGAGGTCATCGACCACATCCGAGACGCCGGGATGGTGCCCGGCCTCTGGCTCGAGCCCGAGGTCATCGGGGTGAACAGCCCGATGGCGGACCGTCTGCCCGACGGCGCCTTCCTGCAGCGCAAGGGCGAGCGCGTCGTCGAGCACCACCGCTACCACCTCGACCTCCGGCATCCCGCGGCGCGCGAGCACCTGGACTCCGTCGTCGACCGGCTCGTGCACGAGTTCGGGATCGGCTTCTTCAAGCTCGACTACAACATCAACCCGGGGCCGGGCACCGATCGGGATGCGGACAGCGTCGGGGCCGGACTGCTGGCCCACAACCGCGCCCACCTCGACTGGCTCGACGGCGTGCTCGACCGCCACCCCGGTCTCGTGCTCGAGAACTGCGGTTCCGGGGCGATGCGCTCCGACTACGCCATGCTCTCCCGGCTGCAGATGCAGTCCACCTCCGACCAGCAGGACTTCCTCAAGTACCCGCCGATCGCGGCGAGCGCGCCCGCGGCGATGCTGCCGGAGCAGGCGGCGAGCTGGGCGTATCCGCAGCCGGAGATGACGATGGAGGAGGTCGCCTTCTGCCTCGCCACGGGGCTCCTCGGCCGCTACTACGTCTCCGGGCATCTGGCGCGGATGGACGCCGATCGCCTGGCGCTCGTCTCCGACGCGGTCGGGGTCGCCAAGCAACTGCGCGGCGAGCTCACCGCATCCACCCCCTTCTGGCCGCTCGGCATCCCCACCTGGGACGCGGGGTGGACCTCGCTGGGGCTCGCGATCGACGACGGCGCCCTGGTGGCCGTCTGGAACCGCGACCCGGCGACCCCCGAGACCCGGCTCTCCCTTCCGGCGTTCGCCGGACGCGAGCTCACGGTCTCGACCGTCTTCCCGCGATCCCTTCCCGACTGGGAGACCCACTGGGACGCGGGGACAGGAGAACTCACCGTCACCAGCCGCACCGGCGAGGTC
Coding sequences within:
- a CDS encoding CBM35 domain-containing protein codes for the protein MNGTHRRRRLRSILPPSIAITAGLALAVSGLSALPAGAAGVDHLGVDFSQTTGAFRGGATGTLYGLGDDGVPSQSVLNGAHITNTSQKPPFGAQHPNGDALQVESSFFAGGGQDLYVYAQDMYPDWPYNGGTRPGDANGDGVWDYLPILKKVVEDVATTSKHPEKYVFIPFNEPDGGNWYPNWSTQKDQFLADWSAAYQVIQGVYAEHGLGHARVGGPGDAVWRPDRSADILAYAKAHSELPDIFIWHELGTYNLATFRGHHDEYTALLQRLGIAPIPVNITEFGMLRDMGVPGQLIQWISMFESEKVDAQTAYWNYAGNLSDNSSRNNGANGGWWMFNWYGDLAGSTTAQVTPPKLNTPDSLQGLAAIDTGARTATVLFGGGFSDVAVDVKGLDATTFGSTVDVRVRADRLNGAEGASLQPPVILSTTAEVTDGRLSVTVPNSDRYSAYQLEITPRLTDPQPVSADLVNSTEAENATLANATVYTQDPSREWSFMASGGKDVGSFNRAGSSATWNVTVPTTGDYRLSVLSGTNASPGQHALFVDGAFGRLVKYSADLGWGYRGTADATIHLTAGTHALSLRASVDGTTLLPGADITLDRFDLHDVTSGERATYPAVDARLSGGATLSWKQPAARGYASVTGDGAATFYATTAETGYYDVTTHFASTGRGATPSLVVNGRTVALPASTGPGVFDATARLFLPQGVNELTVRAAAGTVLVGDVSTIRGAAQKASDADAALVFRSEAEALPLSGAAVVQTDPAGSNGSADAQGVVRHVGYLGNGPANTLTVPRPSGFAAGDYQLVIGAANADKSAAINYNPQVISRFLDVTEAGGATTRAAFRHNYSWSSYWDKTVPVTLSTDSGALSLGNATAYGPNVDTVTLAKFVGAAPSIAKRQTGLGAK
- a CDS encoding alpha-galactosidase, with the protein product MTDRLSWGTEKLTVEIEWSADSAPRIAAVEHDGLRLEMPAGLPLVDVLAVNQGHSLASDRLVHTAIGHDLRYAGHDEAATGAGSALRVRLDHAQTGLRIELLLELTDGLSVLRSSATVLNDGQEPVVLRSIPSLALYLGGNGRSSIREWEVYHALSDWLGEGRWVREPLNGVRFPRLEQQLTNHNPRGEFSVISSGTWSTGKHLPVAAVRSTRLGAAWAWQIEHNGAWRWELGEDTASGYLALSGPTDTDHQWSEELRPGESFTTVTVALALARDVTSAIGQLTAYRRAHRRPHPDNSAMPVVFNDYMNTLNGDPTTQKLLPLIDAAARVGAEVFCIDAGWYDDSGEWWDTVGEWMPSTTRFPGGLSEVIDHIRDAGMVPGLWLEPEVIGVNSPMADRLPDGAFLQRKGERVVEHHRYHLDLRHPAAREHLDSVVDRLVHEFGIGFFKLDYNINPGPGTDRDADSVGAGLLAHNRAHLDWLDGVLDRHPGLVLENCGSGAMRSDYAMLSRLQMQSTSDQQDFLKYPPIAASAPAAMLPEQAASWAYPQPEMTMEEVAFCLATGLLGRYYVSGHLARMDADRLALVSDAVGVAKQLRGELTASTPFWPLGIPTWDAGWTSLGLAIDDGALVAVWNRDPATPETRLSLPAFAGRELTVSTVFPRSLPDWETHWDAGTGELTVTSRTGEVGARVLRLQAATNIASAPHSATRTQ